Genomic segment of Macrobrachium rosenbergii isolate ZJJX-2024 chromosome 19, ASM4041242v1, whole genome shotgun sequence:
AAGCGATTGTTATTAAAGACTTGCATATAATTTGGTTTCATACCTGGTAAGCTTCCTCAAGAACCACAAAGAGGAGGCTATAAACGTCATTGTTAGAAATTGCTTGACAACTCGCATTACTGACGTGAAATTTTGCATCCATAAAGCTCATCCTTTACCTATGactatatattacacacatggCATCAATAAAGTACGTTTTctatacaatacagtacagtacatgtctgTATAGAATTGTATGCAAGTTAGGGTAAGCGGCCCACGATTTTATGTTTAGGCATAAGTAAGCAGAAACGTCGTGCATACCAGACAGTTTTTgaggaaagcaaggaaaaaaatgcaagattaGGCAAATAGGCACCCAACGTTTTTATGCTGAGGCATAACtaaccattaatattgtggatcacagaaagttttattttatagtttttagtgcattttgaaataaaagcgtggtttaaatttttttaattagttttatttgtgattttttagtatTTGACAGTTGAATAAGCACTGCTTGCATCACCTAGTGACTGAACCAGTTACGAAAGTGTATGAATCTACGGTCCAGACACAGCATGTTTCATCTATGAAGACAATCCCTTGGCCAGGTGTTTCTGCATACTACACAACAATGGAATAACAGtggtatttaattaaaaatttttttgtaatattgcatGGTCATCAACTATGAACATGTACACCAAATCTGGGCGAAATCGGTTCGGTAGAAGTCGGTCAAAAATCAGttgcaagttttgacccaaacagacagacagacagacacagaagtcaagttaaataaaagcatgtaacaaTATAGTTGATTCATGCACCTACACAGAAGACTCACCATCATCACACACAGAACCTCTGGGTGATGATGGGCCATTGGTGTAAAAGCTAAACTAAGACATAGGTTTTGTCTCCGTGGCTGCTCAATATTTTTATGGAGGGAGTGGTGCTAGAGGTTGGAGAGGGTAGTAGATGTAGGTGAAAAGTTGTGGGATAGAAAAATTAGTCGTAATTGGAGTGTGGAATGACTGATGTTTACATATGGTACAGCCCTGATAGTGAATAGTGAAGAGACACTGCAAATGACTGGTAAAGGACACTTTCAGCTTCTCTGAAAGTCTTGGCAAGCGGAGAGAGTTGAGAATATATGTGAGCAAGTGTAAGGTTGTGAGgttaaatggaaaccaggaagatagaACATTGAGTGTTTATATGGATGGTGGAAGGCTGGAACCGTTGGTCCCGCTTCCATTCTTGGGAATAAATGTAATGGATAATAATGAGGTGAGAGAAGAGGTAAGTCACAGACAAGGTCATGCACGAAAGACACTAAGGTGTGTGCCAAAGGATTAGAGGAGACTTATAATGACTATGGGAGCCATACTGGAAACGTATGTAGAGATTGTTGGGACAACTTTCCTTTGCAGAAGTGAGGAGTGGGTGTtgattgcaaatgaaagaaaaatggttgaAGGTGATTATATGAACTGTCTGCACAATATATATAACGTCAGAACAAATGAAAGGTTGAGAATGAGGAGATACGTAGAAGTGGTACAAAGGTTAGCACAAGTGAAAGGATGAATAAGATTATTTAGAGGTTGTTTGGTCAAGCGGAAAGACTGTAAGGAGACATATTAGTGAAAACTGTATAAGTTAGAAGTCTTAGAAAGGAGGGAAaacctaaaaacataaaaaaagggggaggcgtGGCATTCAGAAGGAAATTTCTGACATCCAAGAAGCGGGAATTTGCATGCTTGATAGAGGGGAATGCTGCAATGTGTGTTTGGGGACGGGGTGGGGGTTATCCGACCAGCTGCTAATGAACCTTCTGTGTAAATTTATGAAGAGGCTAATATTTTGGAAGCTTTCTGCACATCTAGTTCATCTACTATTCAGCGcttaaagtatgaatgtagcgGTAAACGTGTATTTTAAGGGGAAACggcttagaatatatatatgttttgccatggttatttaatatttttttgttgttgggaGGCGTAGGAAGTACCTAGTGACAAGATACTTTGATGATCTTTGTGCCAAAGTTGTAAGGAGGGACTGGCATaatattcttgtgttttttcaAAGGTACTTTTAACATTCATAGGTATGCTTGCAAATTCAGTTTTCATAGaagagtataaataaatatacacacacaccacccacacacacacacacacacatatatatatatatatatatatatatatatatatatatatatatatatatatatatatatatatatatatatatatagagagagagagagagagagagagagagagagttgtgtgtgtatatatatatatatatacacagacataactctctctctctctctctctctctctctctctctctctctctctctctctctctatatatatatatatatatatatatatatatatatatatatatatatatatatatatgtgtgtgtgtgtgtgtgtgtgtgcgtgtgtgtgtgtgtatatttatttatactcttctatgaaaaatgaatttgcaaGCATACCTATGAGTGTTAAAAGTACCTTtgaaaaaacacaagaatattATGCCAGTCCCTCCTTACAACTTTGGCACAAAGATCATCAAAGTATCTTGTCACTACGTACTTCCTACGCCtcccaacaaaaaaatattaaataaccatGGCAAAACAGACGATCAAGATACTCTTTCGAAGTGCATATCAATCTTCCTCATATTTACCATcactttttgtgtttatttcccaattttttctCCCGTCATTCACGTTCTTCTGTCCTCAAAAGACATTCTTTGCACTCTTATCCCGTTTCCAAGCCTTAGTCAAGAATTCTCAATAACAATTATGATAATTTGAACTGAGAGAAGTGAGTAAGCATTACTAAAACTTCAATTAATTCTTTTTGTCTGGATAGAAAGGCTTTCAAATTCCACAGCTTACTcgttaataatatatgtgaaaaaactATCAACTCACTCATGGAGCAACTGTCAGGCGCACTTTAGTTAACTAAGTATCCAtgcgaacaataaaaaaattgcatataatatataatttgctaAATGATAAGATACAGTTCACCAATAGTAGTTGCCAACATCCCAGCATTACCAATATTAGACAAATGACACTTacaaaattcaataaatgaatacaggaatgaatgaaaatcagaCATCTGAGGTAAATAGACCAGAAACGTGGCAACAAAAGATGAATAAGTATGTGACAAAAGAATAATAGGTCGGCAATAAATATACAGCCACctggaaagagggagagagagaaaaaaacaaaacagttcgGTAATAAAAGAACAAGAGCTTGGCACCTGACTCTTTTATAATATCAAATTAGATGACAGGATGGCAATTCAGTCAATGAGCGCTGTTAGGAGCGTCGCCAACAATATGGCCGAAATGATAGATCTCAATCGAAATTACTCTTATTGTTAATATGATAGTTTTGCCAGATGGGCAAGGAATGGGCAGgcagggaggggatgggggagagCACAATTAAAAGAAATAGCGGAGCTCATTTGGATGTACAAGGGAAAGTGTTTCTCTCTTCAATGGCTTCAACTCCTCGTCACATTCACTCCCCATCACTCAGCATCCAAATGCTTCTTCCTACTTGCGTCatctcttccctctctcccttaaCGTCATACCTGTCagcatcatcagcatcatcatcatcatcatcatcatcaccaccaccaccaccttcatcATCACTACTATCATCATCGTTATCGTCATCAGCGACGTCATTGTTGTCATTTTCACTTCCTTGGTCGTCAACGTCTTCCGACTAAACATGCGCTGAGATAAATTTACGATCTCGGCGTCTGGCGAaacgatttaaaaataaatttcaatttggACCGCAATTCCTAAAACAAGCAATTAAAAAATAGGCCTAAACGCACAAAGGTCCCCTGCAGCACCACCAGCCAATTAGATGAAAATTAGAGGGAAATGCGGCCCTCaaccccttctccctctccctccctcccccttttccaaGCCCTGTCTCACACGATGTCACAGACGTCGGTAACAAACTCCATCTCTACCACTTCCCCCctcaacaccccctcccccctattCCATATTCTTTCGCTATAGAGTTATGCTATGGCAAGGCACCTAATCTTTTACCAACGTCTTAGACAAGCACAAAAGAGACAGCGGCAAAGCAGCCACCGCCGCCGCACCCCTAAAAGAAAAGGgctgaaaaatgcaataaaataacaatcataaaaacCGCAGCTCCTCTATCAACGATTCCTGATGAAAATTCTAAGTTACCTTCTTTACGAGTGTTACAGATAGAACCTCCCTCCCTCACAGAcgcactctctccctctctctctcacacacactctctctctctctctctctctctctctctctctctctctctctctctctctctctgtcgcgacACTTGACGGCGCGAACAATCACTAAAAGTCACTCACCAGAACCGTGATATTTAGGAATCTCGCTCGGTCGCTATCTCAGCTAATATCTGAAGTCATCAAACTCTCACGCCTTTCGTCGTTGGCTGCAATTACCTCAACCAATTATAAGACTTCATTGTTGTTGAAAAATATACGGGACAGAGGGCCATCCACCTCCCGATAGTTAATGAAATGGTCTGGCAAATATCGCTCGTTCGGACGGCTCTCCCGCCACTTCAGACCAAAGTGGAACATTTGCTAGAGGCGAGATCACCTAGAATTACGCCTCGTGTGAAAATCTGGAAGGAATTCGGCCAATAAGCAGCGAAGGAGGGGATTCTGAAACCCAACGGAACATTGTGGTAAAACCCCGCATCCTCGGGGCACGCGCGATCGTCAACACACTTGACTGCAAAAgtattcagaaaactaataagcaaAATATATCTCACTTCGATCAACGAACCCATTATGAGGTGCCGCTTGATGACTTCTCccggagagaatgaaaaaagtcACTTCCATTCAACtcgtttcatttttcttcccttcaGCCGGCTTCTTTCGTCTGTGATTCCCTCCGGtgccaaaacaaagaaaaagaagcagggaaagaaggaaaacacATGTTCACATTAATGCTCTGTCATAGGATGatcttcaataagaaaaaaaaacaaaaaaggtcattAGTCACGTTAGGAACCAGGAGAATCATGGGAAGGttttaaaaaagaaggaaatgagaagCAAAGGAGATCCCCCCCGACACCAACCCCCATCCTAAATGGGCTTAAATAAGTCGGAtgttggcaggagagagagagagagagagagagagagagagagagagagagagagagagagagagagagagaggtggggcggTTAAGGAATATGATGGATAGGGTAGAGTAGGATGTATCAAGTCTCTTCAGAGTAAAAAATTACCAAAGGCGCCTCATAACTCCGCTTCAATTTATGCCTTATTAGCAGTGACTTTATGTACTTTTCGGAAAAGGGTTATGTTCGattaaaaaagtttatattgGAGAGAGAAGACAGTGGGGCCATAGGCCGAAATGCCGTTCATTCGCGTCTGTTAAGCCTCCGGGTGTTGTTTAGCGAAAATGACCCAGTCACGAGGCAAGATTACTTGAGCGTCAACTTACATGTTCACTCGCCCTTGGGTCAACGATAGGTTGAGTTTTTAATTCGCTTGCACTTAAACCATGTTAGGTCAGGTCATAAAGAAGAACTCGATCACATAGTAAGGTAAGTAAGTCCCTTAAGGGACTTGTTCCTGTTTGAATAACATTCAATCACCTTTTAAAAATCATAGATAAATATTTACTGGCTGAGAAATCTAACCGTCGGAAGTGTTATAAGTTCTGAACTGGCAATAGTAATTTTCATACGAAATCATGTCATTTGATCAGAAATGAGAGAACTGATAGAATAAATCATTTTTCCAGGTCTAATTTAAAGATATACaagtttctataaaaaaagacaaCCTTAATTGTACACTCCAAGTACTTCTCAATCAATTTAACATCATCATCTTACAATTATCATTCAAAATTCGAATGTCTGTAAGTAACTATCAAaggaaaaactgtattttgtgtatatgcatctTCATTAAAGTCTAGCAAGGTTGCCAGAGCATGATAATAACAAATCTTGGTGAATCTGGGAGGCAATTATGAAGGTATTCTAAAGGCTTAACACCGAACCTCGTTCACAAATGTCTTGGCTCAAGTCTCTTATTTCCAATGCAAGACTTCATctaattatctttttctctctctttcttttcctcctcctcttcctcttcttcttcttcttcattttcttcccgAAGCAATTATATTAGGTGGTGTTACTATGCAGCGATAAGGGACAATTTCTCTCCCGGGGCCTCTTGTATTATCATTTTTGGCCACCTTAATTGAAATGCTTAATAACTCATTAAAATGGCCGTTGTTCAACAGATGTATCTACAGCAGGTTCGCCTTTTGGCGTTATTGTTGCTCTTGTCGTGGTGGGGGCGTTGTTGTCGTCGCTCGAAGCTTCTTTGCGGCAGAGATCGATTCTGGCGGATTTTAGCGTCCGTTTGAATCAATTGTTCTGACCTGCAGGTCTGTATTTACTTTGTGCTTTACGAAGCAGTTTAAATAGTTAAATTTCTATTAGGTGATAATGAGTCGCATTGTACCTGATAATTAAGTCCCACTTTCGAGTACTGCCCGCCGGCGagttttattctaataataaatcCGGCCCCAACAAATTGAATCAGACGATCGTGTGTATTGATCcggaggtaagaaaaaaaaaattgcgaacgGTAAATAAATACGAGAAAACGGAGACTAAACCTTCGCAAAGAGGGAAAAGGCGATGGAAAAGTTGATCTTTGAGTTTGCTTGGGAAAAAAGGAACAGATGTTCTGTTTGGTGTAGAAAGGGATTTGTATTCAGCCTTCTAAATGCAACTGGATTCTAGCTAGCTTCAATCTCTCGATACGGGCAGGGGCCGCTAAGATTCTTTATTCCCGTCGTTCCCGATATACACATTAAGCAACACGCTCTGTATCTCCGCGGAAGATTTGGCTCTGAAGGTTACGTAGGTGGGAAAAGGcaataaaattatgagaaatatgaaaCCTTTTCCATTGTCGTAATCCTCactataaccattattattattattattattattattattattattattattattattattattattattattattattattattattattacgcacgTTACTACAGGGTTGGAGGTATCTTTTACCACAGGATAATAGACATTAATTCTGGACGAATCTAATTatagaacattaaaaaaacatatgaGCTTCACACATGAAGACAGAAAAAACTTCATAACACAATAATGAAGTGTACTAATACTTGACAGAACAGTTTTTTAAGACACTGAAATATTAAGACCACGTTGAAAActgctaaaaagagagagagggggggtttcAATGATTGTCAGAAGAGCTTTGGCACGGCAATAATCCTAAAGAAAAGCTTTTCTGAGCTGGATTCAGAACGTAGCTCAGCTGTATTTAGCAGTATTGCACTTGCATTGCGCCTGGCTGTTTAATCCCAACACGATAGAATACGAAAAAAATCACCGAAAAATGGAgatcgataagagagagagagagagagagagagagaagggggggaggggaattcGGTTCAGATTTTGCTTTTACTGTTGGTCAGTTTACTTAAGTTACGTATTGCTTGATACTTGACGGTTAGAACTTCTGCCCAAGTAACAAGGGACGATTTCCCACACAATGCTATCTTACGATACAACGACacttatctttatatgtatatatgtatatgtatatatatatatatatatatatatatatatatatgtatatatatatatatatatatatatatatatatatatatatatatatatatatatatatatatatatatatgagcagattCTGAAAATCCCTGTTCTTTATAAAGTCTTagaacatgaatatataatattattcttcGAAGTAAACTAAACCGccgtcccatatatatatatatatatatatatatatatatatatatatatatatatatatatatatatatatatataatcagaaagctacaaaattccccttcagtaacatatatgaaaatatattatttccgaggtagagtgaattggatattaaaggacgtttgtagctttctgattgtatatgaatcacggtgatgtgataaatagtcatatatatatatatatatatatatatatatatatatatatatgtatatatgtatatatgtatatatatatatactgtatatgtatatgtataaagcaGATTTTGAAAAATCCCTGTTCTTTATAAAGTCTTAGAACATAAATATCTAATATTCTTCTTCGAAGAAATAAACTAAACCGCCGTTCCAAACCTACGCGTCCGTCAGCTGAAATCGAACTAACAGGTAACAAAGGCAAATATAACGTTTTTCACAATTAAGCTACGCCTAACCAAATAAACCTGGAAGACTACGTATATAAGAACTTTGAAAATCTCATAAGAATGATCCGCAACACCTCAGCGACGTCGCCCCTGGTGTATCTTCCTAATTCTGATCTCTTGCGGCTGAAGCTGGGTATCAACGCTAACCTCTCTGCGCATTGTTCTCAACAAAGCTACCGTTGTTCTCATTGTGGCATCCAGCATGAGACATCCACCAGTAAATCAACCCTTCTCGAGGTGTTCCATCAACCTCAACAGCagcatattattttttattttttttgtcaactaGTAACCTAAGTTCTTAAATCTTGCTCACATGCTAGAATTTTCAACATTAGAATAACCATACCATAATTCATagtcatataaatcataaaagcATAATATTTGACCTTCACGCTACGTTGAGGATATGTACATAAAAGCCACgtcacaatgataataataataataatactattatatggagatttattatgaaactttttaaGCTTTTCATAGGTCTTCCTTACTCGTAGACAATACGATAATCCTCTTGAATTATCCAATGGAAATTATTCTTGATGCTGCtggatgaaataaattattcttcTTGAAGAATTTACCTCAggatgatatttataaataaatagcatTCAAATAAAGATATACAAGTTATTTACCAGGCAACGCtctaaggagaagaagaagaaaaaacaggagTAATACAAGCAAAACCGATAATAAGAGAAAAGAGATTCGATATAATTTCCTTGACATCAGACCGGCAGGTCAAATTTCTAAAGAAGAATAGTCACCCATGACACGAATAATTTTAGTTTCATCCTTCAAATTCACCGGACATGGTCCAAAGTGTCCTTTCAAATTCGACCGCACCCACGCCCTTTCCGAAAAGAGGTCTGGCCGACAGTGTCCTAACTACTCTTTTATCATTAAGGACTGATGAAGGCGAAGATAATCAGCAACATCAGCAACGGCGGAAAGGGGAGAAGGAACAATTGCAATAAACCgggaaataagaaagagagaaatgcgcAAATTATATCTTTTGTATGATCTCATTAGCCAAGTCTCTCGTAGGCAATTTGTAACATAACTCTTTTGCTTCTAATCAAGGTTTGTAATTAGCAATATTCTTAGCCCTGATTACATATGGAGATCACTAATTATGCTCGGGACATAATTGAAAGTTGGCGGCGAAGACAGTGCTATAGGCCGGTGTGCTCAGTTAATAAGATGGTTGACAGCGCGCTTATTTACAGATTTCGTTTTGAAGTTTAAGAAGCATTATGGACAACAAGGTCATAAACCTCTTTTGGAAACCCTATTATAGTTTGCGTTATGATTAACCGCAAGATGATTAGTTTCTGTGTCAAGGGAAAAAGCCTCACAGGATTGAATCAATTCCCTGACAGTCATTTCAAATGTAAGCATAAATCGAACGCGAGTAATGTCATCCATGGTCTgttatatactatactatactatactatactatactatactatactatactatataacCACTGGGTTCATGTTGTAAATGA
This window contains:
- the LOC136848404 gene encoding acidic leucine-rich nuclear phosphoprotein 32 family member A-like — its product is MEDEEEEEEEEEEEEGGKEEEKEELEQEQQQEGSEDVDDQGSENDNNDVADDDNDDDSSDDEGGGGGDDDDDDDDADDADRYDVKGEREEMTQVGRSIWMLSDGE